A genomic window from Flavobacterium azooxidireducens includes:
- a CDS encoding acetyl-CoA carboxylase biotin carboxyl carrier protein subunit encodes MNQKFRLSVNQSETFEKTEQDLSQLDAIVTSSSEFHILHNHKPFSATITESDFLKKTYTVEVNQNSYTIEIANELDILIKEMGFEVGKTKQINAIKAPMPGLILEINVLVGQEVKQGDNLLILEAMKMENSFSSPRDGIIKSIAVAKGDAVDKGQLLIEFE; translated from the coding sequence ATGAATCAAAAATTCAGACTTTCGGTCAATCAAAGTGAAACCTTTGAAAAAACAGAACAAGATCTTTCTCAATTAGATGCGATAGTTACATCATCTTCAGAATTTCACATTCTCCACAATCACAAGCCATTTTCTGCAACAATTACAGAATCCGATTTTCTTAAAAAGACTTATACTGTCGAAGTTAATCAGAATTCTTACACAATCGAAATAGCCAATGAATTAGACATTTTGATTAAAGAAATGGGGTTCGAAGTAGGTAAAACCAAACAAATCAATGCCATTAAAGCTCCTATGCCGGGATTAATTTTAGAAATAAACGTTTTGGTTGGTCAAGAAGTGAAGCAAGGGGATAATTTACTCATTTTAGAAGCGATGAAAATGGAAAATAGTTTTTCATCGCCACGAGATGGAATTATCAAATCGATTGCTGTTGCTAAAGGTGATGCGGTGGATAAAGGACAATTGCTGATTGAGTTTGAATAG